Proteins encoded in a region of the Zea mays cultivar B73 chromosome 4, Zm-B73-REFERENCE-NAM-5.0, whole genome shotgun sequence genome:
- the LOC100191667 gene encoding uncharacterized isoform X1: protein MQELYGRNESCALFSSAGRILRQMPLFDKKPFSLLEPPKDLDSKEKVFQIRFTKEIFRDYEEYLKRLNLYRQRVWTCNISGKSNLTFEEALVSEHKAMEKAQNLPTELMAQVLRMTQYSPLGLYELVDKIYASLLEEVFEGIELHANKDGNVAPCKILKILDSGGTKMCEVGWIRKGKAITNTSVIKAADLFYRRAPVSRNTLKFFIRDATSQSNPWVIHENLAKKFGITIEPPDSVMKKGRKRQENETVEDGRKKLKTDEEHAYVLIKYPIDDLLVRPNADDPSLFKRPLLATDFRVPRCSVGDLLMVWDFCSSFGRALNLSPFPLTDLENAICHKESNVLLVEIHAALFHLLMKDEGDYFTVPQNKKQKLKVSSVTWAEYLCDFLEMTKNEELSTNIATVRRGYYGLIDTNIKLKILRELVEEAIETSAIREILSDRVDQKQVLNATKRENTRKDKKEQNLNTEIAMKNEENQTDAVQGGHEGVDELVRRKEENDKSNISRGRTEVKRHMVQHLETEIEKLSIRSSPLGKDRQYSRYWFFKREGRLFVETADSREWGYYSTKEELDALMDSLNVKGIRERALKRQLEKFYSKISNALEKRSKDIANKTLLEEGVLRRSTRVRAQPKDNPSMAFLKYVNKWRDN from the exons ATGCAAGAGCTTTACGGGAGAAATGAAAGTTGTGCTTTATTTTCAAGTGCAGGCAGGATCCTACGCCAAATGCCTCTCTTTGATAAGAAACCTTTCTCCTTGCTGGAGCCCCCTAAGGACTTGGATTCAAAGGAGAAGGTGTTCCAAATTCGATTCACGAAGGAGATATTCCGAGATTATGA AGAATACCTGAAGAGGCTAAACCTTTATCGTCAAAGAGTTTGGACATGTAATATATCTGGAAAATCTAATTTAACTTTTGAAGAAGCTTTGGTATCTGAGCACAAAGCGATGGAGAAGGCTCAAAATTTGCCAACTGAGCTAATGGCTCAAGTTCTTCGGATGACTCAATACA GCCCTCTTGGTTTATATGAACTTGTTGATAAGATATATGCTAGTCTGCTGGAAGAAGTATTTGAGGGAATAGAATTACATGCTAATAAGGATGGTAATGTGGCACcttgcaagattttgaagattttAGATTCTGGTGGCACAAAGATGTGTGAAGTTGGTTGGATTCGGAAGGGTAAGGCTATAACCAACACATCAGTAATCAAAGCTGCAGATCTGTTTTACCGGAGGGCACCTGTTAGCAGGAATACGCTGAAGTTTTTTATTAGAGATGCTACGTCACAAAGTAATCCATGGGTTATCCATGAGAATCTTGCCAAAAAATTTGGCATAACCATCGAGCCCCCTGATAGTGTAATG AAGAAAGGGAGAAAAAGACAAGAGAATGAAACTGTTGAAGATGGAAGGAAAAAGCTCAAGACAG ATGAAGAACATGCTTATGTGCTGATTAAGTATCCAATAGATGATCTGCTAGTAAGGCCCAATGCAGATGATCCGTCTTTATTTAAGAGACCTCTTCTGGCTACAGATTTTAGAGTACCAAGATGTTCTGTGGGAGATCTCCTTATGGTATGGGACTTCTGCTCGTCTTTTGGGAGGGCTCTGAATCTGTCCCCATTTCCGCTAACAGATCTGGAGAATGCAATTTGCCACAAAGAAAGCAATGTTCTTCTTGTGGAAATACATGCAGCTTTGTTTCACTTGCTTATGAAGGATGAAGGTGACTATTTCACTGTTCCGCagaacaagaaacagaagttaaAG GTAAGTTCAGTAACATGGGCTGAGTATCTATGTGACTTCTTGGAAATGACAAAAAATGAAGAACTATCCACTAACATTGCAACAGTAAGAAGGGGATATTATGGTCTTATTGACACTAATATAAAGCTTAAGATCCTTCGGGAACTAGTGGAAGAAGCTATTGAAACCTCTGCCATAAGGGAGATACTAAGTGATCGTGTGGACCAGAAACAAGTCCttaatgcaacaaaaagagagaaCACCAGAAAGGACAAAAAAGAGCAAAATCTGAACActgaaattgccatgaaaaatgaGGAGAATCAGACAGATGCTGTGCAAGGTGGCCATGAAGGTGTAGATGAGCTGGTTAGGAGAAAAGAAGAAAATGACAAGAGTAATATTTCTCGGGGTAGGACAGAAGTGAAACGACACATG GTACAGCACCTTGAGACGGAGATCGAGAAATTATCCATCCGTTCCAGCCCTCTTGGTAAAGACAGACAGTACAGTAGGTACTGGTTTTTCAAGCGTGAAGGAAGACTTTTTGTTGAAACTGCAGATTCCAGAGAATGGGGTTACTACAGCACTAAGGAAGAG CTTGATGCGCTCATGGACTCATTGAATGTCAAAGGTATAAGGGAGAGAGCTTTGAAACGGCAACTAGAGAAGTTCTATAGTAAGATAAG TAATGCCCTAGAGAAACGATCAAAAGACATCGCAAACAAGACGTTACTTGAAGAGGGTGTGCTGCGCCGTTCCACACGTGTCCGGGCCCAGCCAAAGGACAATCCGTCCATGGCATTCCTCAAGTATGTCAACAAGTGGAGGGATAACTGA
- the LOC100191667 gene encoding uncharacterized isoform X2 has product MPLFDKKPFSLLEPPKDLDSKEKVFQIRFTKEIFRDYEEYLKRLNLYRQRVWTCNISGKSNLTFEEALVSEHKAMEKAQNLPTELMAQVLRMTQYSPLGLYELVDKIYASLLEEVFEGIELHANKDGNVAPCKILKILDSGGTKMCEVGWIRKGKAITNTSVIKAADLFYRRAPVSRNTLKFFIRDATSQSNPWVIHENLAKKFGITIEPPDSVMKKGRKRQENETVEDGRKKLKTDEEHAYVLIKYPIDDLLVRPNADDPSLFKRPLLATDFRVPRCSVGDLLMVWDFCSSFGRALNLSPFPLTDLENAICHKESNVLLVEIHAALFHLLMKDEGDYFTVPQNKKQKLKVSSVTWAEYLCDFLEMTKNEELSTNIATVRRGYYGLIDTNIKLKILRELVEEAIETSAIREILSDRVDQKQVLNATKRENTRKDKKEQNLNTEIAMKNEENQTDAVQGGHEGVDELVRRKEENDKSNISRGRTEVKRHMVQHLETEIEKLSIRSSPLGKDRQYSRYWFFKREGRLFVETADSREWGYYSTKEELDALMDSLNVKGIRERALKRQLEKFYSKISNALEKRSKDIANKTLLEEGVLRRSTRVRAQPKDNPSMAFLKYVNKWRDN; this is encoded by the exons ATGCCTCTCTTTGATAAGAAACCTTTCTCCTTGCTGGAGCCCCCTAAGGACTTGGATTCAAAGGAGAAGGTGTTCCAAATTCGATTCACGAAGGAGATATTCCGAGATTATGA AGAATACCTGAAGAGGCTAAACCTTTATCGTCAAAGAGTTTGGACATGTAATATATCTGGAAAATCTAATTTAACTTTTGAAGAAGCTTTGGTATCTGAGCACAAAGCGATGGAGAAGGCTCAAAATTTGCCAACTGAGCTAATGGCTCAAGTTCTTCGGATGACTCAATACA GCCCTCTTGGTTTATATGAACTTGTTGATAAGATATATGCTAGTCTGCTGGAAGAAGTATTTGAGGGAATAGAATTACATGCTAATAAGGATGGTAATGTGGCACcttgcaagattttgaagattttAGATTCTGGTGGCACAAAGATGTGTGAAGTTGGTTGGATTCGGAAGGGTAAGGCTATAACCAACACATCAGTAATCAAAGCTGCAGATCTGTTTTACCGGAGGGCACCTGTTAGCAGGAATACGCTGAAGTTTTTTATTAGAGATGCTACGTCACAAAGTAATCCATGGGTTATCCATGAGAATCTTGCCAAAAAATTTGGCATAACCATCGAGCCCCCTGATAGTGTAATG AAGAAAGGGAGAAAAAGACAAGAGAATGAAACTGTTGAAGATGGAAGGAAAAAGCTCAAGACAG ATGAAGAACATGCTTATGTGCTGATTAAGTATCCAATAGATGATCTGCTAGTAAGGCCCAATGCAGATGATCCGTCTTTATTTAAGAGACCTCTTCTGGCTACAGATTTTAGAGTACCAAGATGTTCTGTGGGAGATCTCCTTATGGTATGGGACTTCTGCTCGTCTTTTGGGAGGGCTCTGAATCTGTCCCCATTTCCGCTAACAGATCTGGAGAATGCAATTTGCCACAAAGAAAGCAATGTTCTTCTTGTGGAAATACATGCAGCTTTGTTTCACTTGCTTATGAAGGATGAAGGTGACTATTTCACTGTTCCGCagaacaagaaacagaagttaaAG GTAAGTTCAGTAACATGGGCTGAGTATCTATGTGACTTCTTGGAAATGACAAAAAATGAAGAACTATCCACTAACATTGCAACAGTAAGAAGGGGATATTATGGTCTTATTGACACTAATATAAAGCTTAAGATCCTTCGGGAACTAGTGGAAGAAGCTATTGAAACCTCTGCCATAAGGGAGATACTAAGTGATCGTGTGGACCAGAAACAAGTCCttaatgcaacaaaaagagagaaCACCAGAAAGGACAAAAAAGAGCAAAATCTGAACActgaaattgccatgaaaaatgaGGAGAATCAGACAGATGCTGTGCAAGGTGGCCATGAAGGTGTAGATGAGCTGGTTAGGAGAAAAGAAGAAAATGACAAGAGTAATATTTCTCGGGGTAGGACAGAAGTGAAACGACACATG GTACAGCACCTTGAGACGGAGATCGAGAAATTATCCATCCGTTCCAGCCCTCTTGGTAAAGACAGACAGTACAGTAGGTACTGGTTTTTCAAGCGTGAAGGAAGACTTTTTGTTGAAACTGCAGATTCCAGAGAATGGGGTTACTACAGCACTAAGGAAGAG CTTGATGCGCTCATGGACTCATTGAATGTCAAAGGTATAAGGGAGAGAGCTTTGAAACGGCAACTAGAGAAGTTCTATAGTAAGATAAG TAATGCCCTAGAGAAACGATCAAAAGACATCGCAAACAAGACGTTACTTGAAGAGGGTGTGCTGCGCCGTTCCACACGTGTCCGGGCCCAGCCAAAGGACAATCCGTCCATGGCATTCCTCAAGTATGTCAACAAGTGGAGGGATAACTGA